One window from the genome of Bacteroidota bacterium encodes:
- a CDS encoding L-rhamnose mutarotase translates to MERINFRIQLNEGFKEEYEKRHNPVWEELESQFLNNGVIEYNIFMDDDTNEIFGVITVESKQHWEEIGKSDVVARWRKHMDPIFAKNADGSVKMTRMREVFHIMKKNS, encoded by the coding sequence ATGGAAAGAATAAATTTTAGAATACAATTAAACGAAGGATTTAAAGAAGAATACGAAAAGCGTCATAATCCGGTTTGGGAAGAATTGGAAAGTCAGTTTTTGAATAATGGGGTTATAGAGTATAATATTTTTATGGATGATGATACTAACGAAATTTTTGGTGTTATTACCGTCGAATCAAAACAACATTGGGAAGAAATTGGGAAGTCGGATGTTGTTGCCCGTTGGAGAAAACACATGGATCCTATTTTTGCCAAAAACGCAGATGGTTCTGTTAAAATGACCAGAATGAGAGAGGTTTTTCACATCATGAAAAAAAACTCGTAG
- a CDS encoding DUF4147 domain-containing protein, with protein sequence MDSRYIDIVELFKSGVNEVKPDVLLGNSISLNNNEMLIKNQSGRVLVIDLSKYDNVIVIGAGKATAAMAKKLEEILEAKITSGTIVSKYGFKAALKVIDVLEASHPVPDENGMKGAQAIVNICKKATENDLIINLLSGGASALLPLPVEGVSLEEKQAVTSDLLDSGASIDEINIIRRHLSDIKGGGLLKYIYPADLVTMVISDVIGDKIDIIGSGITYPAERNIEDFNRIVEKYNLSGSTIDFVRANAGKTKETKIVSDEKLEDYKASNLVLGNNTLALSKIKQEAEKLGYETVIVTSELEGEASEVGEKLVEDAVDFRYNKAESGKKYCFLYAGETTVTIKGKGKGGRNQEMVLAAARALEGTDGITFLSGGTDGNDGPTDAAGAVCDGTTLKNGDDKYLDINEYLDNNDSYHYFKETDELLLIGPSGTNVMDVQIVLIDATLH encoded by the coding sequence GTGGACAGTAGATATATAGATATTGTAGAGCTTTTTAAATCAGGCGTTAATGAAGTAAAACCCGATGTTTTATTGGGTAATAGTATATCGCTTAATAATAATGAAATGCTGATTAAAAATCAATCGGGCAGGGTTTTGGTGATTGATTTGTCGAAATATGATAATGTTATTGTTATTGGAGCCGGAAAAGCTACTGCAGCAATGGCCAAAAAACTGGAAGAGATACTGGAAGCAAAAATCACTTCCGGTACTATTGTTAGTAAGTACGGTTTTAAGGCTGCTTTAAAAGTAATAGATGTTCTTGAAGCCAGCCATCCTGTACCGGATGAAAACGGAATGAAAGGAGCGCAAGCTATTGTCAATATCTGTAAAAAAGCTACGGAAAACGATTTGATAATAAATCTTTTGTCGGGTGGAGCATCTGCCTTGCTTCCACTACCGGTAGAGGGAGTGAGCTTAGAAGAAAAACAAGCTGTTACAAGCGATCTTTTAGATTCAGGAGCAAGTATCGACGAAATCAATATTATCCGCCGACATTTATCAGATATTAAAGGAGGAGGATTGTTAAAGTACATATATCCTGCCGATTTAGTAACCATGGTTATTTCTGATGTAATTGGTGATAAAATTGATATTATCGGATCAGGGATTACTTATCCTGCAGAAAGGAATATAGAAGATTTTAACCGCATAGTTGAAAAATATAATCTTTCCGGTTCTACTATCGATTTTGTTAGGGCTAATGCTGGTAAAACCAAAGAAACTAAAATAGTTTCTGACGAAAAATTGGAAGATTACAAAGCTTCAAATTTAGTTCTGGGTAACAATACACTGGCCTTAAGCAAGATTAAGCAAGAAGCCGAAAAACTTGGATACGAAACTGTCATTGTAACATCTGAGCTTGAAGGAGAAGCAAGCGAAGTGGGAGAGAAGTTGGTAGAAGATGCGGTTGACTTTAGATATAATAAAGCTGAATCAGGAAAAAAATATTGTTTTTTATACGCAGGCGAAACAACTGTGACTATAAAAGGAAAAGGTAAAGGAGGAAGAAATCAGGAAATGGTTCTTGCAGCCGCCAGAGCCCTTGAAGGAACAGATGGAATTACCTTTTTAAGCGGAGGAACCGATGGAAACGATGGGCCAACAGATGCAGCAGGTGCTGTTTGTGATGGTACAACTTTAAAAAATGGAGATGATAAGTATTTAGATATTAATGAATATCTTGATAATAATGATTCCTACCACTATTTTAAAGAAACCGATGAATTGTTATTGATAGGACCAAGTGGAACAAATGTTATGGATGTTCAAATCGTTTTGATTGATGCTACATTGCATTGA